Proteins encoded in a region of the Perognathus longimembris pacificus isolate PPM17 chromosome 11, ASM2315922v1, whole genome shotgun sequence genome:
- the S100a13 gene encoding protein S100-A13 isoform X1, with translation MAATPSARTAPEDIDFHLRVLMAAEPLTELETAIETVVTTFFTFAGREGRKGSLSINEFKDLATQQLPHLLKDVDSLDEKMKSLDVNQDSELKFNEYWRLIGELAKEIRKEKALEMRKK, from the exons GACAGCTCCTGAGGACATTGACTTCCACCTCAGGGTGCTAATGGCGGCCGAGCCATTGACTGAGCTGGAGACAGCCATTGAGACAGTGGTCACCACTTTCTTCACCTTTGCAGGGCGTGAAGGCCGGAAGGGCAGCCTCAGCATCAATGAGTTTAAGGACTTGGCCACCCAACAACTACCTCACCTGCTTAAG GATGTGGATTCCCTAGATGAGAAGATGAAGAGCTTGGATGTGAATCAAGACTCGGAGCTCAAGTTCAATGAGTATTGGAGATTGATTGGGGAGCTGGCCAAGGAAATCCGGAAGGAGAAGGCCTTGGAGATGCGGAAGAAGTAA
- the S100a13 gene encoding protein S100-A13 isoform X2: protein MAAEPLTELETAIETVVTTFFTFAGREGRKGSLSINEFKDLATQQLPHLLKDVDSLDEKMKSLDVNQDSELKFNEYWRLIGELAKEIRKEKALEMRKK, encoded by the exons ATGGCGGCCGAGCCATTGACTGAGCTGGAGACAGCCATTGAGACAGTGGTCACCACTTTCTTCACCTTTGCAGGGCGTGAAGGCCGGAAGGGCAGCCTCAGCATCAATGAGTTTAAGGACTTGGCCACCCAACAACTACCTCACCTGCTTAAG GATGTGGATTCCCTAGATGAGAAGATGAAGAGCTTGGATGTGAATCAAGACTCGGAGCTCAAGTTCAATGAGTATTGGAGATTGATTGGGGAGCTGGCCAAGGAAATCCGGAAGGAGAAGGCCTTGGAGATGCGGAAGAAGTAA
- the S100a14 gene encoding protein S100-A14, with the protein MGQCRSANAEDAQEFSDVERAIETLIKNFHQYSAEGGKEMLTPSELQDLVTQQLPHLMPSNCGLEEKIANLSNCNDSKLEFGSFWELIGEAAKSVKMENPVPGS; encoded by the exons ATGGGACAGTGTCGGTCAGCCAACGCTGAG GATGCCCAGGAATTCAGTGATGTGGAGAGGGCCATTGAGACCCTCATCAAGAATTTCCACCAGTATTCCGCAGAAGGTGGAAAGGAGATGCTCACTCCCTCTGAGCTACAGGACCTGGTCACCCAGCAGCTGCCCCACCTCATGCCG AGCAATTGTGGGCTGGAAGAGAAGATTGCCAACCTGAGCAACTGTAATGACTCTAAACTGGAGTTTGGGAGCTTCTGGGAGCTGATTGGAGAAGCAGCCAAGAGTGTGAAGATGGAGAACCCAGTCCCAGGAAGTTGA